The Nitrososphaerota archaeon genome includes a window with the following:
- the endA gene encoding tRNA-intron lyase, translating to MHAELVGNRIIIWNIDDARALFKEGFYGKPLGIPKPKNAEFNAPLVLDLIEGYYLLEKGKISITQSPSHRKMSLKSIREICKSEYLDFPEKYLVYKHLREAGLVVSPGIKFGCDFAVYEHGPGIDHAPYLIEVVKPSHDLTATRIILSGRLATTVRKQFILAVADVPRKKVEFIAFDWWRA from the coding sequence ATGCACGCTGAGCTTGTAGGCAACAGAATCATCATCTGGAATATTGACGATGCGAGAGCCCTCTTTAAAGAAGGATTTTACGGCAAACCCTTGGGCATACCTAAACCTAAGAACGCTGAATTTAATGCACCTCTTGTCCTAGATCTGATAGAAGGATACTATCTTCTAGAGAAGGGCAAAATTTCTATAACACAGTCACCGTCGCACCGAAAGATGAGTTTAAAGAGTATAAGAGAAATTTGTAAATCCGAGTACTTGGACTTCCCAGAAAAGTATCTGGTGTATAAGCATCTTAGAGAAGCAGGGTTAGTAGTTAGCCCGGGCATCAAGTTCGGTTGTGATTTTGCTGTATATGAGCATGGGCCGGGAATAGATCACGCGCCCTATCTTATTGAAGTCGTTAAACCTTCACACGACCTCACAGCTACCCGCATTATCTTGTCAGGTAGGTTGGCTACTACTGTAAGGAAGCAGTTCATCTTAGCTGTTGCTGACGTACCCAGAAAGAAGGTTGAGTTTATAGCCTTTGATTGGTGGAGAGCTTAA
- a CDS encoding radical SAM protein encodes MYRSVEDVKKDIDSAKAIADLLKILSDKLGGLDWLARLIDPIFLYNKGYEELSPQELRNYENIVLVYRWLKTGARTVFLQDANTPIMRTNELVEVLNHIKRSFPTVVRITSYARAKTLAHKPLEDLIKIRQAGLTRVHVGLESGDDEVLAYIRKGVTSEEQIEAGRRAKKAGFELSEYWMPGVGGRARWEQHARNTARVLNEINPDYIRSRPFTPRPNTPLYEAYIRGEFQLTTPHERLRELRLTISELNVTSRVCFDHFMNSWRKADGTFLFKQDYEGYKFPEEKQLVLELIDEGLRLDESTHISAETLARMPYI; translated from the coding sequence GTGTATAGAAGCGTGGAGGATGTTAAGAAGGATATAGACTCAGCCAAAGCAATCGCAGACCTACTAAAAATACTCTCAGATAAACTCGGTGGGCTGGACTGGCTTGCTAGGCTTATCGACCCCATCTTCCTCTACAACAAGGGCTATGAAGAGCTGAGCCCACAGGAGTTAAGAAACTACGAAAACATCGTGCTGGTTTATCGGTGGTTGAAAACTGGTGCCCGAACCGTCTTCCTTCAAGACGCGAATACCCCAATAATGCGCACAAACGAGCTCGTCGAAGTGCTAAATCACATAAAAAGAAGCTTCCCAACCGTTGTAAGGATCACATCTTACGCCAGGGCAAAAACGCTAGCTCACAAACCACTCGAAGATCTGATCAAGATAAGGCAAGCTGGGCTTACTAGAGTACACGTTGGCTTGGAGAGTGGGGATGACGAGGTTCTGGCATATATTAGAAAGGGTGTGACGAGCGAGGAACAGATCGAAGCGGGCAGACGCGCAAAGAAAGCTGGCTTCGAGTTATCAGAATACTGGATGCCCGGAGTAGGTGGTAGGGCCCGCTGGGAGCAGCACGCTAGAAACACGGCTAGAGTACTTAATGAGATAAACCCGGATTACATAAGATCAAGACCATTCACACCACGCCCAAACACTCCCCTCTACGAAGCATATATTAGAGGAGAGTTTCAGCTCACAACACCACACGAAAGGCTGCGGGAGCTAAGATTGACTATCAGCGAACTTAACGTCACAAGCAGGGTCTGCTTCGACCACTTCATGAACTCTTGGCGCAAAGCAGACGGCACCTTCTTATTTAAACAAGACTACGAGGGCTACAAATTCCCGGAAGAGAAGCAGCTAGTATTAGAGTTGATAGATGAAGGGTTAAGGCTCGATGAATCGACTCATATAAGTGCAGAAACCTTGGCCAGAATGCCATACATATAA
- a CDS encoding acylphosphatase yields the protein MAKGRLHLYVSGYVQGVFYRSNAKRIAESLSLTGWVRNLRDGRVEIVVEGEEEGLAKFIEWCKRGPIGAKVESVDVMREEYKGEFKGFEIRYQ from the coding sequence TTGGCTAAGGGTAGGTTACATCTTTACGTTTCAGGTTATGTGCAAGGTGTCTTTTATAGATCTAATGCGAAGAGGATTGCGGAGTCGCTCTCATTGACAGGCTGGGTTAGAAACCTTAGGGATGGGCGTGTTGAGATCGTAGTAGAAGGGGAAGAGGAGGGTCTGGCAAAGTTTATCGAGTGGTGTAAGCGCGGCCCGATTGGCGCTAAAGTGGAGTCGGTTGATGTTATGCGTGAAGAATATAAGGGTGAGTTTAAAGGGTTTGAGATAAGGTATCAATAG
- a CDS encoding NAD(P)-binding domain-containing protein — protein sequence MQSKKIAIIGGSGLEGRALAAEFASTGYQVYIGSRNLFRAQETASKIVKARNLDTNRVVGATNAEAAKAAEMVFLTIPYDALKDTLDQLAAELTAKHVVDVIVPHKLRSPMLLNTRQLERYRSHFGPGKSPSVTEEIYLYLNDATGSRPHITATLKTISYKMLSLGKNMSEPILSWGYNSEDIQTLFNVLRDVFPNAEFIEVPQMYWRSVEGVCELIRFLTLQGVKIEALSFSYSRNKQ from the coding sequence GTGCAGAGTAAGAAGATAGCCATCATAGGTGGGTCTGGATTAGAAGGTAGAGCGTTAGCCGCAGAGTTTGCCTCAACGGGCTACCAAGTATATATAGGTTCTAGAAACCTCTTCAGAGCGCAAGAAACAGCGTCAAAGATTGTGAAAGCACGCAATTTAGATACAAACAGAGTAGTAGGCGCAACAAATGCAGAGGCTGCTAAAGCGGCAGAAATGGTATTCTTAACCATACCTTATGATGCGCTGAAAGACACTTTAGACCAGCTGGCTGCAGAGCTTACCGCAAAACATGTAGTTGATGTTATAGTGCCCCATAAGCTTCGTTCACCTATGCTTCTCAATACAAGGCAGCTTGAAAGGTATAGAAGCCACTTTGGTCCAGGGAAGAGCCCTTCGGTAACAGAGGAGATCTATTTGTATCTGAATGATGCCACTGGTTCTAGACCCCATATTACCGCTACCTTAAAGACGATTTCATATAAGATGCTTAGCTTGGGGAAGAATATGAGTGAGCCGATACTGAGTTGGGGATATAATTCAGAAGACATTCAGACCCTATTTAATGTGTTAAGAGACGTCTTCCCCAACGCTGAGTTTATCGAAGTGCCTCAGATGTACTGGAGGTCTGTGGAAGGGGTTTGTGAACTTATAAGGTTCTTAACGCTACAAGGTGTGAAGATAGAAGCTCTTAGCTTCTCCTATAGTAGAAATAAGCAGTAA
- a CDS encoding DUF47 family protein, translating to MFSSSSELQARRKTLSILQDEAKRVLEAAREFSETFPAILGNDQQALNRCAEAIMKAEDDVENLRRVLTRELAELGPMVINREDVLRAAYDIEEITSYISSAAFRLAGFKLTDFKKTSLLKDLGSVIDLAVEMVHRLNEVVRALTINPSLAIELTNSIQKIERQVDDQYRSLSLKLLSELESFKEVLVLKDIIERVENMADQCLKAADSITIIALSL from the coding sequence ATGTTCAGCAGCAGTAGTGAGCTTCAGGCAAGGAGGAAGACGCTTTCCATACTCCAGGATGAGGCTAAGCGTGTACTGGAAGCAGCTAGGGAGTTCTCTGAAACCTTCCCCGCTATACTTGGAAACGATCAACAAGCACTTAACAGATGTGCTGAAGCCATTATGAAGGCCGAGGATGATGTTGAGAATCTACGGAGGGTGTTGACGAGGGAGTTAGCTGAGTTGGGTCCGATGGTTATTAACCGTGAAGATGTTTTACGTGCAGCCTACGACATAGAGGAGATCACTAGCTACATATCGAGCGCAGCTTTCAGATTGGCTGGGTTTAAGCTTACCGACTTTAAGAAGACTTCTCTACTAAAGGATCTTGGTTCTGTTATCGATCTAGCTGTTGAAATGGTTCATAGACTTAATGAGGTTGTTCGGGCTTTGACAATAAACCCTAGCCTAGCCATCGAGCTGACGAACAGTATTCAAAAGATTGAGAGGCAGGTTGACGACCAATATAGATCGCTTAGTTTGAAGCTCTTAAGTGAGCTGGAGTCCTTTAAGGAGGTGCTTGTGCTGAAAGATATAATCGAGCGGGTGGAGAACATGGCTGATCAATGCCTCAAAGCCGCTGATTCGATTACCATAATCGCCCTAAGCCTATAG